Genomic window (Abyssisolibacter fermentans):
AATTTTGCCAGATGAACAAAAATTACATCTGAGATTGCATTTTGATGTAATATTCAAATAAATCGTCTCAAATTTTGGAATTAAATTTTCTATATAGCAAGAATCATGCATTAATTGCTTTAAATTAACATCTTCAATAACACCTTTAATAAACAAAGTGTTTATAATCTCTTTCACTTGATCTTTTATATTATCATCATAGGCACTTATAATTTGATCTTTTTCTAATTTACCATTACACAATTCTAACAAGTCAGACACAGACTTACTTATCCTTTTTATATTTTTAGTATGTAAATTAATTAAGTAATATCTATCTTTATCAGAAGAATAGAAAAAAATATGGTTATTTTTTAAATTAACCCCCACAATATCATCCTCTTACTTTTATTTAATTTTATTATCTAGGTAATTCTAACTGTTCATTACGTTCTTTGCTTGGATCATACCAACATAAAGGAGAACTATTTCGTATATCTCCAGTAATGCTTAATGTTTCAGCAGGACATCCTTTAGTACAATAAAGATTATATTGGCAATCATTACATTTGCCTACTAATTCAATTTTCCTGTATTGTTTTGCTAAAACAGATTTATGCCAAAAATCAAATATTGACATATCTTCATAGCTTTCTCCCCAAGCTTCTGGGAAAGGTTCATAAAACTCGCATGGTAAATATTGCAAATTATAACTTAACGTAAACTGATAGTTCATAGCATTACATGAATGATAAGCACTATCTAAATGTTTTGAAGGAATATTTTGGTTTATAAATATTGGATTTCTTAGTCCATTTATTACATTTTGATTGTATTTAATACTTAACTGGTCTATTAAATTCTTCGCTTCATTAATTTCGTAATCAGTTAATACCATATTTTCATATTCATTACCATCACCACATCTTTTTAACATAGTAAACCTAATTTGGGGTACGTCATATTGATTTAACACTTTAATAAAATTTTCTAAATTTTGGTATAATAGCTTTGTCACAACACTATTGGTATTCCATCTCATATTGTACTTATTTAAATTTTCAAATGCTCTAATTAATGTTTCCCAACTCGCTCCTGGACGTAATTTATTTTGGATTTCTTCAATCCCATCTACACTGATTTGAAAGTATACTAAAGAACTATCCCATACATCTATTAAATTTTCTACAAAATTTTCATCTGCCAATTTTACACCATTTGTTGTAATTTTTAATAAGATATTTTTATCTACACACTTTTTAATGATATCCTTTAAATCCTCACGCAATGTAGGTTCTCCACCTAATAAATTAATACTGGTAACACTTAAAGAAGCTAAGTCATCTATGAACTTCAGAATTGTTTTTGTATCAAGTAATTCTTCCTTATGAATGCTATTTCGCCTATAACAATGTATACAAGCAGCATTACATCTATTTGTTGTAAGTATTGACACTTGCCCTGGTGTATATAAATTTGATATACCATACTTATAAGTATTAAAACGAGCCATTATTTCTACTGCCTGATTTGTTGATAAATAACTAGATTTAAGATACTCATTATATGCAACAATTAAATCTTTTGAATAATTTTCTTTTTTAACCCAATACACAGTTTTTTGTTTAGTTAATACAAATAATAAATTAATAATATTGTTATTATAATGTAAATCTTCAATATCAAATCTATCTGATTCAAGAAACTCAATAAACTCTTGTTGCTCCCCATTAATTCTATAAAATAGTAATCGGTAATCATTATCACGCATAATCACTTTTTTATCTATAGGAAAACGATTAATGAAGAATTTTCCAATCTTCCCCTTGTCATCAACATAATTATCTTTTATTGCATAATAGGAACTTGGTAAGAGTACAGGAATATAGCTGTATATATAATTATGTAAGAAATCATCTTGATTGATTTCATGAACATGAAGAATTGAATTTTCAAATACAGAAACACCAAAATTCATCTTTTATCCCCTCCCATCTTTTATTTGTAAATTATTAAAGAGTAATATTTATTACTCTTTAATAATTTATCTCATTAATTATGGATTACAGTGAAATGCATTTGACATAACTTCAATTACTGAAACTTCTTCTTCTTGGTCAATAGTAAAAATATTTTCTTCGCTAGTATTTACCATATTATCCACCCCCTTACTTGTTATATTGTAACATATTGTAATATTGTTGTAAATATTAAATAAAATATGTTATAATACCTATAATTGGTATATTAATTTCATAAGAGAAAGGATAATAATAATGAGCAATAAAACAATTAATGGTCTGAAAACAAGTATAATAATCTCAAAAACAAAGACAATATCAATCTCTTTGACTATAAAAGCAGGTTCCATGTATGAAAAAATCAATGGAACAGCTCACCTAATTGAGCATCTTTTAATTAAGAAAATAAGTCAATTGAAAAATATTAGTATAATAAATGAGTATGGTATTAACTATAATGCAATAACAGGAAAGAAGTATGTTACAATAAAACTCTTATGTTCAAAAAACTCACTTTGCTACTGCTTTGATATTTTGAGTGTACTATCAATATTTGATGTGACTTTCAACGATATAAAAGATGAAGTGTCCATAATAAACCAGGAAATACTGAGATTTAATAGAAGTATTCCGCACAAATATATTACTGATTTATTAATGAAAGCATATAAAGGTCCTTATTCGTTACCGGTATTAGGTAGTAACGAAACATTATCAAAAATAAAAGAAGAAGATGTTATGAATTTTTATAGGGAAAGATATATTATAGAAAATATGGCACTATGTGTTGTTGGAGACGTCAACGAAAATATGATTCAAGAAGATATCTATAAACTCTCAACTTTATTGAAAAAAGATAATATTAATAAAAAAGAAAGTGAATTAAATACCAATTGGATTTCTAATGTTTTAAATAGCAAGATAAACTTAAGTAATGAAAACAGCAAAATTAGAAATTTATTAATAGGAATCAAAACTCCATCTATTCTAGACAAGTATTACTTTGACAATTTAGTATTCAAATCTATAATGCTAGATAATTTAAATTCTGTTCTAATGACTAAACTTCGCGGTGAAAGGAAATTAGTTTATGCTATTCAGAGCTATATAGATTCATATACTGAAGAAGCATTAAGTCATTTATACATTTACATTAATTCAAGTAAAGAAAATATAGAAGAGATTAAAGATGTTCTATATAATATATTACAATACGTACAAAAAAATAAAATAGGTGACTATAATATAAGAAAAGGTGTTAACAAGCTTAAAATGGATTATTATAAAAATAGAGATATTAACTATAAATATTCAACATACAAAGCTAAATGTATTCTTGATAACATTGTTAATGATGAAAAATACTATCATAAACATATAGAATTAGTAAATGAAGAAAGAATACTTGAACTAGTTAATTCTATATATCTATTAGATAAAATAATATTATATGAAGCATAAAAGTAGTTCCTATTTTTTAAAAATATAAAGAAACAAAATCTTGTTTATCCTTTAATTTATTACCTACTATTTGATAAGCATTAATTATAATATACTTCTTAAATTTGCATATTTTTTACGTAAGATATATAAGATTATTTTTAGAATACACACCCTAAATCACCATTATAT
Coding sequences:
- a CDS encoding radical SAM/SPASM domain-containing protein, producing the protein MNFGVSVFENSILHVHEINQDDFLHNYIYSYIPVLLPSSYYAIKDNYVDDKGKIGKFFINRFPIDKKVIMRDNDYRLLFYRINGEQQEFIEFLESDRFDIEDLHYNNNIINLLFVLTKQKTVYWVKKENYSKDLIVAYNEYLKSSYLSTNQAVEIMARFNTYKYGISNLYTPGQVSILTTNRCNAACIHCYRRNSIHKEELLDTKTILKFIDDLASLSVTSINLLGGEPTLREDLKDIIKKCVDKNILLKITTNGVKLADENFVENLIDVWDSSLVYFQISVDGIEEIQNKLRPGASWETLIRAFENLNKYNMRWNTNSVVTKLLYQNLENFIKVLNQYDVPQIRFTMLKRCGDGNEYENMVLTDYEINEAKNLIDQLSIKYNQNVINGLRNPIFINQNIPSKHLDSAYHSCNAMNYQFTLSYNLQYLPCEFYEPFPEAWGESYEDMSIFDFWHKSVLAKQYRKIELVGKCNDCQYNLYCTKGCPAETLSITGDIRNSSPLCWYDPSKERNEQLELPR
- a CDS encoding M16 family metallopeptidase, which codes for MSNKTINGLKTSIIISKTKTISISLTIKAGSMYEKINGTAHLIEHLLIKKISQLKNISIINEYGINYNAITGKKYVTIKLLCSKNSLCYCFDILSVLSIFDVTFNDIKDEVSIINQEILRFNRSIPHKYITDLLMKAYKGPYSLPVLGSNETLSKIKEEDVMNFYRERYIIENMALCVVGDVNENMIQEDIYKLSTLLKKDNINKKESELNTNWISNVLNSKINLSNENSKIRNLLIGIKTPSILDKYYFDNLVFKSIMLDNLNSVLMTKLRGERKLVYAIQSYIDSYTEEALSHLYIYINSSKENIEEIKDVLYNILQYVQKNKIGDYNIRKGVNKLKMDYYKNRDINYKYSTYKAKCILDNIVNDEKYYHKHIELVNEERILELVNSIYLLDKIILYEA